From Panicum hallii strain FIL2 chromosome 2, PHallii_v3.1, whole genome shotgun sequence, a single genomic window includes:
- the LOC112879529 gene encoding pollen-specific protein C13-like — MMARWSAAVLFAAAVLTAASSCVLVAAVRDDDFFVEGSVYCDTCRAGFETNATTPIAGAKVRLECRHFKSASGAVERSAEGSTNATGQYHIELVDNRGAEEVCVVALVSSPMPGCGEKEVGRDRAPVALLTDAGLATTVRRANPLGFLKEQPLPNCGEILASYALRSAPSY; from the coding sequence ATGATGGCGCGGTGGTCGGCGGCGGTGTTGTTCGCCGCAGCGGTGTTGACGGCGGCGTCCAGTTGCGTCCTTGTCGCGGCGGTGCGGGACGACGACTTCTTCGTGGAGGGCTCGGTGTACTGCGACACCTGCCGTGCCGGGTTCGAGACGAACGCGACGACGCCGATCGCCGGCGCCAAGGTGCGGCTGGAGTGCCGGCACTTCAAGAGCGCGAGCGGCGCGGTGGAGCGGTCGGCGGAGGGCTCCACGAACGCGACGGGGCAGTACCACATCGAGCTGGTCGACAACCGCGGCGCCGAGGAGGTGTGCGTGGTGGCGCTGGTGAGCAGCCCCATGCCCGGGTGCGGCGAGAAGGAGGTGGGCCGCGACCGCGCCCCCGTCGCGCTGCTCACCGACGCCGGGCTCGCCACCACCGTGCGCCGCGCCAACCCGCTGGGGTTCCTCAAGGAGCAACCGCTCCCCAACTGCGGCGAGATACTCGCGAGCTACGCGCTCCGATCCGCGCCCAGCTACTGA
- the LOC112879527 gene encoding dynamin-related protein 1E-like isoform X2: MDPRNMQSSYICQRQARVRQEIADETDRLTGKTKQISPVPIHLSIYSPKVVNLTLVDLPGLTKVAVEGQPESIVQDIENMVRSYVDKPNCIILAISPANQDIATSDAIKLAKEVDPTGERTFGVLTKLDLMDKGTNALDVLEGRAYRLQNPWVGIVNRSQADINRKVDMIAAREKEREYFESSPDYAHLASRMGSEHLAKLLSEHLESVIKARIPSITAVINKTIDELESELDTIGRAVAADPGAQLYTILDLCRAFDHVFKEHLDGGRSGGDRIYGVFDHKLPAAFKKLPFDRYLSVQNVKKVVSEADGYQPHLIAPEQGYRRLIGTGLTYFRGPAEATVDAVHVVLKDLVRKSIGETEQLRRFPTLQTAIATAANEALERFREDGRSTALRLVEMEATYPTVEFFRNRPQDLPAADASSKAGAKASAESPVPLDRYGDGHYRNIASNVSQYIRMVGDELLKTIPKAAVHCQVREAKRSLLNHFYVQIGKKEAGEFVHLLDEDPAMMERRQQCWKRLELYKSARDEIDSVAWSSNR; encoded by the exons ATGGATCCCAGGAATATGCAGAGTTCTTACATATGCCAAAGACAAG CCCGTGTTCGACAAGAAATTGCTGATGAGACGGATAGACTGACTGGGAAAACTAAACAAATATCTCCTGTCCCTATTCACCTCAGCATCTACTCGCCCAAGG TTGTGAACTTAACATTGGTTGATCTTCCCGGGTTGACAAAGGTTGCTGTAG AAGGACAGCCTGAAAGTATTGTTCAAGATATAGAGAATATGGTTCGCTCATATGTTGATAAG CCCAACTGTATCATTCTGGCTATATCTCCAGCAAACCAGGATATTGCGACTTCTGACGCAATTAAGCTCGCAAAAGAAGTTGATCCAACAG GTGAAAGGACTTTTGGTGTGTTGACAAAGCTGGACCTGATGGACAAAGGAACAAATGCTCTGGAT GTTCTCGAGGGAAGGGCCTATCGGCTGCAGAATCCTTGGGTTGGAATTGTCAACCGCTCGCAAGCAGATATTAATAGGAAGGTTGACATGATTGCtgcaagggaaaaagaaagggaataTTTTGAAAGCAGTCCTGATTATGCACATTTAGCAAGCCGGATGGGTTCTGAACACCTTGCTAAGCTTCTTTCTGAG CATCTTGAATCTGTCATCAAAGCACGCATTCCTAGTATCACAGCGGTAATCAATAAAACTATAGATGAACTTGAATCAGAGCTGGATACCATTGGGAGAGCTGTGGCTGCTGATCCAGGG GCACAACTTTACACTATATTGGACCTGTGCCGTGCTTTTGACCACGTCTTCAAGGAACATCTTGATGGAGG GAGATCAGGCGGCGATAGAATTTACGGTGTGTTTGATCATAAGCTCCCTGCTGCTTTTAAGAAGCTTCCCTTTGACCGTTATCTATCTGTGCAAAACGTGAAGAAGGTGGTCTCGGAAGCAGATGGCTATCAGCCCCATCTTATCGCCCCTGAACAAGGATACCGTCGGCTTATTGGAACTGGCCTTACCTATTTCAGGGGACCAGCTGAAGCCACGGTTGATGCG GTCCACGTTGTTCTAAAAGACTTGGTCAGGAAATCCATAGGAGAGACAGAG CAACTGAGAAGATTCCCCACTCTTCAAACTGCGATCGCGACCGCTGCTAATGAAGCCTTGGAACGATTTCGGGAGGATGGGCGCAGCACAGCTCTTCGTCTAGTGGAAATGGAGGCTACATACCCAACGGTGGAGTTCTTCCGGAACCGTCCTCAAGATCTGCCTGCTGCTGATGCTAGTAGCAAGGCGGGAGCTAAGGCTTCAGCGGAGTCGCCGGTGCCTCTGGACCGCTATGGCGACGGGCACTACAGGAACATTGCCTCCAACGTGTCCCAGTACATACGGATGGTCGGAGACGAACTCTTGAAGACGATCCCCAAGGCAGCTGTCCACTGCCAAGTGCGCGAGGCCAAGAGATCTCTGCTGAACCATTTCTACGTGCAGATCGGGAAGAAAGAG GCCGGGGAGTTTGTGCATCTGCTGGATGAGGACCCGGCGATGATGGAGCGCCGGCAGCAGTGCTGGAAGAGGCTGGAACTGTACAAATCTGCGAGGGATGAGATCGATTCTGTGGCATGGAGCAGCAACAGATAG
- the LOC112879527 gene encoding dynamin-related protein 1E-like isoform X1 yields MGHPGLGWGWATSSWAGRANKKLPSCPVEFKAPPRRHPSGGGRRRPWLRFLRGEVFFLPGRLFFEPSSFSESSLAPPVLLLLTKKQRNNTIRTGKQASFRSKSKRKKKIMASMEGLIGLMNRIQRACTALGDHGGGDLPTLWESLPTIAVVGGQSSGKSSVLESIVGTDFLPRGSGIVTRRPLVLQLHQTDDGSQEYAEFLHMPKTRFTDFARVRQEIADETDRLTGKTKQISPVPIHLSIYSPKVVNLTLVDLPGLTKVAVEGQPESIVQDIENMVRSYVDKPNCIILAISPANQDIATSDAIKLAKEVDPTGERTFGVLTKLDLMDKGTNALDVLEGRAYRLQNPWVGIVNRSQADINRKVDMIAAREKEREYFESSPDYAHLASRMGSEHLAKLLSEHLESVIKARIPSITAVINKTIDELESELDTIGRAVAADPGAQLYTILDLCRAFDHVFKEHLDGGRSGGDRIYGVFDHKLPAAFKKLPFDRYLSVQNVKKVVSEADGYQPHLIAPEQGYRRLIGTGLTYFRGPAEATVDAVHVVLKDLVRKSIGETEQLRRFPTLQTAIATAANEALERFREDGRSTALRLVEMEATYPTVEFFRNRPQDLPAADASSKAGAKASAESPVPLDRYGDGHYRNIASNVSQYIRMVGDELLKTIPKAAVHCQVREAKRSLLNHFYVQIGKKEAGEFVHLLDEDPAMMERRQQCWKRLELYKSARDEIDSVAWSSNR; encoded by the exons atggGCCACCCCGGGCTGGGCTGGGGCTGGGCCACCTCATCTTGGGCTGGCCGAGCAAACAAAAAGTTGCCCAGCTGCCCCGTGGAATTCAAAGCGCCGCCGCGTCGTCAtccttctggaggaggccgtcGTCGTCCTTGGCTTCGCTTCCTTCGCGGGGAGGTTTTCTTTCTTCCCGGGCGACTCTTCTTCGAACCTTCTTCTTTCAGCGAGTCGTCCTTGGCTCCTCCAGTCCTCCTCTTGCTCACGAAAAAGCAGCGGAACAATACCATCCGTACTGGAAAGCAAGCGAGTTTCAGAAGCAAATCAAAGAGGAAAAAGAAGATCATGGCGTCCATGGAGGGCCTGATCGGGCTGATGAATCGCATCCAGCGCGCCTGCACCGCCCTCGGAGACCACGGAGGAGGCGACCTGCCCACCCTCTGGGAGTCGCTCCCAACCATCGCCGTCGTCGGAGGCCAG AGTTCTGGCAAGTCCTCTGTACTTGAGAGCATTGTTGGCACCGATTTCCTTCCCCGTGGATCGG GAATTGTCACTCGGAGGCCACTAGTACTGCAGCTGCACCAGACAGACGATGGATCCCAGGAATATGCAGAGTTCTTACATATGCCAAAGACAAGGTTTACAGACTTCG CCCGTGTTCGACAAGAAATTGCTGATGAGACGGATAGACTGACTGGGAAAACTAAACAAATATCTCCTGTCCCTATTCACCTCAGCATCTACTCGCCCAAGG TTGTGAACTTAACATTGGTTGATCTTCCCGGGTTGACAAAGGTTGCTGTAG AAGGACAGCCTGAAAGTATTGTTCAAGATATAGAGAATATGGTTCGCTCATATGTTGATAAG CCCAACTGTATCATTCTGGCTATATCTCCAGCAAACCAGGATATTGCGACTTCTGACGCAATTAAGCTCGCAAAAGAAGTTGATCCAACAG GTGAAAGGACTTTTGGTGTGTTGACAAAGCTGGACCTGATGGACAAAGGAACAAATGCTCTGGAT GTTCTCGAGGGAAGGGCCTATCGGCTGCAGAATCCTTGGGTTGGAATTGTCAACCGCTCGCAAGCAGATATTAATAGGAAGGTTGACATGATTGCtgcaagggaaaaagaaagggaataTTTTGAAAGCAGTCCTGATTATGCACATTTAGCAAGCCGGATGGGTTCTGAACACCTTGCTAAGCTTCTTTCTGAG CATCTTGAATCTGTCATCAAAGCACGCATTCCTAGTATCACAGCGGTAATCAATAAAACTATAGATGAACTTGAATCAGAGCTGGATACCATTGGGAGAGCTGTGGCTGCTGATCCAGGG GCACAACTTTACACTATATTGGACCTGTGCCGTGCTTTTGACCACGTCTTCAAGGAACATCTTGATGGAGG GAGATCAGGCGGCGATAGAATTTACGGTGTGTTTGATCATAAGCTCCCTGCTGCTTTTAAGAAGCTTCCCTTTGACCGTTATCTATCTGTGCAAAACGTGAAGAAGGTGGTCTCGGAAGCAGATGGCTATCAGCCCCATCTTATCGCCCCTGAACAAGGATACCGTCGGCTTATTGGAACTGGCCTTACCTATTTCAGGGGACCAGCTGAAGCCACGGTTGATGCG GTCCACGTTGTTCTAAAAGACTTGGTCAGGAAATCCATAGGAGAGACAGAG CAACTGAGAAGATTCCCCACTCTTCAAACTGCGATCGCGACCGCTGCTAATGAAGCCTTGGAACGATTTCGGGAGGATGGGCGCAGCACAGCTCTTCGTCTAGTGGAAATGGAGGCTACATACCCAACGGTGGAGTTCTTCCGGAACCGTCCTCAAGATCTGCCTGCTGCTGATGCTAGTAGCAAGGCGGGAGCTAAGGCTTCAGCGGAGTCGCCGGTGCCTCTGGACCGCTATGGCGACGGGCACTACAGGAACATTGCCTCCAACGTGTCCCAGTACATACGGATGGTCGGAGACGAACTCTTGAAGACGATCCCCAAGGCAGCTGTCCACTGCCAAGTGCGCGAGGCCAAGAGATCTCTGCTGAACCATTTCTACGTGCAGATCGGGAAGAAAGAG GCCGGGGAGTTTGTGCATCTGCTGGATGAGGACCCGGCGATGATGGAGCGCCGGCAGCAGTGCTGGAAGAGGCTGGAACTGTACAAATCTGCGAGGGATGAGATCGATTCTGTGGCATGGAGCAGCAACAGATAG
- the LOC112879528 gene encoding NEDD8-conjugating enzyme Ubc12 has product MINLFKIKGQKKEEAASAAGKAPVKKQSAGELRLHKDISELNLPKTTSISFPNGKDDLMNFEIMIRPDEGYYMGGTFIFTFQVSPSYPHEPPKVKCKTKVYHPNIDLEGNVCLNILREDWKPVLNINTVIYGLNLLFTQPNDEDPLNHEAAVVLRDNPKMFEANVKRAMAGGYVGQHYFPRCA; this is encoded by the exons ATGATTAATCTTTTCAAAATAAAGGGTCAAAAGAAAGAAGAGGCTGCAAGTGCTGCTGGAAAGGCCCCTGTTAAGAAGCAGTCTGCTGGGGAGCTCCGCCTCCATAAAG ATATTAGTGAGCTCAACCTACCGAAGACTACATCGATTTCTTTTCCTAATGGCAAGGATGATCTAATGAATTTTGAGATCATGATCCGACCTGATGAAGGATATTATAT GGGAGGCACTTTTATTTTCACCTTTCAAGTGTCCCCATCTTATCCTCATGAGCCTCCAAAGGTCAAGTGCAAGACCAAG GTGTACCATCCAAATATTGATTTGGAAGGCAATGTATGTCTGAACATTCTGCGTGAAGATTGGAAGCCTGTTCTTAACATCAACACTGTTATTTATGGCCTGAATCTTCTTTTCACG CAACCAAACGACGAGGATCCATTGAACCACGAAGCTGCAGTTGTCCTTCGCGACAACCCAAAGATGTTTGAGGCAAATGTGAAAAGGGCGATGGCTGGAGGCTACGTAGGCCAACACTATTTCCCAAGATGTGCTTGA